The following coding sequences lie in one Capsicum annuum cultivar UCD-10X-F1 chromosome 5, UCD10Xv1.1, whole genome shotgun sequence genomic window:
- the LOC107870036 gene encoding pentatricopeptide repeat-containing protein At2g41720 — MASTIQSSTFKPHFITLILNQQKPNNKNNKSKKTTTFDKKRQASVDYDKGTHKLTVKINGFRKSDLPKHQRLRVENDRFQKDWAVSEVVEKIMKMNCWEEDVEGVLNCWVGRFSRKNFPILIKEITQMGSIEHSVHVFNWMKNQKNYCARSDIYSMMIRLHARHNRVDQARGLFFEMQKWRCQPNVETYNALISAHGRAGQWRWAKNIMEDMLRSSIPPNRSTYNNLINACGSSGNWREALKVCKEMTENGVGPDLVTHNIVLSAYKNGSEYSKALSYFELMKGTKVRPDTTTLNIVINCLVKLGQYEKAVEIFNSMREKRAECVPDIVTFTTIMHMYSVSGQIKNCEAVFNTMLAEGLKPNIVSYNTLVGAYASHGMAQEALSIFDKMKSNGIRPDVVSYTSLLNAYGRSEQPEKATETFERMKRNNLKPSLVSYNVLIDAYGSNGRLDKAVELLREMEHDGLQPNVVTISTLLAASGRCCQKVNIDSILTAAKMRGIELNTVAYNSALGSYLNVGEYEKALTLYKSMRKKKVMPDSVTYNVLISGCCRMSNYSEALEFLDEMIDLKIPLTKEVCSSAICAYTKQGQLDKAESMFSMMKMEGFQADVVAYTTMLNAYSVGENWEKAFAVFQEMELNGVLPDSIACSALMRSFNRGCQPDNVLLVADFMKERNIPFTEAVLFELVSASSILRNWRMITEIITTMEASLPFVSVGTLNQLLHSIGKSGKTGTMIKFFYKVVTSGAEVNLTTYSVLLKNLLAAGNWRKYIEVLEWMGDGGLQPSSNMYDDILFFAQRSGGTGNAAVIKQRIESLRKKSGHETTNELLVR, encoded by the exons ATGGCTTCCACCATACAAAGCTCCACATTCAAACCCCATTTCATTACACTCATCTTAAACCAACAAAAAcccaacaacaagaacaacaaaagcAAGAAAACTACAACCTTTGACAAGAAAAGACAAGCTTCAGTTGACTATGACAAAGGGACACACAAACTAACTGTAAAAATCAATGGATTCCGCAAATCTGATTTGCCTAAACACCAACGTTTACGTGTCGAAAACGATAGGTTTCAGAAAGATTGGGCTGTTTCTGAGGTTGTGGAAAAGATTATGAAGATGAATTGTTGGGAGGAGGATGTTGAAGGTGTTTTGAATTGTTGGGTTGGTCGTTTTTCAAGAAAGAACTTCCCCATTCTTATAAAG GAAATAACTCAAATGGGTTCGATTGAACATAGCGTCCATGTTTTCAATTGGATGAAGAATCAGAAGAATTATTGTGCAAGAAGTGATATCTACAGCATGATGATCAGGTTACACGCTAGACATAATCGGGTTGATCAGGCACGTGGCTTGTTTTTTGAGATGCAAAAGTGGAG GTGCCAACCTAATGTTGAGACCTACAATGCCCTTATCAGTGCACATGGTAGAGCTGGTCAATGGCGTTGGGCAAAGAATATCATGGAAGACATGCTCCGTTCTTCT ATTCCACCAAATCGATCGACGTACAACAACTTGATCAATGCATGTGGATCTAGCGGAAATTGGAGAGAGGCTCTTAAGGTTTGCAAGGAAATGACTGAAAACGGAGTTGGACCTGACCTGGTTACTCATAATATTGTGTTATCTGCCTATAAAAATGGTTCCGAATACTCGAAAGCCCTTTCCTATTTTGAACTAATGAAGGGAACTAAAGTCCGTCCTGACACTACGACCCTTAATATTGTGATAAACTGTCTTGTAAAGCTTGGACAATATGAGAAAGCTGTTGAGATATTTAACTCAATGAGAGAGAAAAGAGCTGAGTGTGTTCCTGACATAGTCACGTTTACCACTATCATGCACATGTATTCTGTTTCCGGTCAGATCAAAAACTGCGAGGCTGTTTTTAACACAATGCTTGCAGAAGGTCTGAAACCAAATATTGTTTCGTATAATACCTTAGTAGGTGCTTATGCTTCACATGGGATGGCTCAGGAAGCTCTGTCGATCTTTGATAAGATGAAAAGTAATGGCATCCGCCCTGATGTTGTGTCTTATACCTCTTTGCTCAATGCTTATGGGAGATCGGAACAGCCTGAAAAGGCCACGGAAACATTTGAACGGATGAAAAGGAACAATTTGAAACCAAGTTTGGTTAGTTATAATGTACTGATTGATGCTTATGGATCTAATGGTCGTCTGGACAAGGCTGTCGAACTGCTGCGTGAAATGGAACATGATGGCTTACAGCCCAATGTTGTTACCATTTCTACCTTATTGGCTGCAAGTGGCCGTTGTTGTCAGAAAGTGAACATTGATTCCATCCTAACGGCTGCCAAAATGCGTGGAATTGAGTTGAATACAGTCGCCTATAACTCCGCTCTTGGGAGTTACCTGAACGTTGGTGAATATGAAAAGGCTTTGACCCTATACAAGTCGATGAGGAAAAAGAAAGTTAtgcctgattctgtaacatataATGTGTTGATAAGTGGTTGCTGTAGAATGTCAAATTATTCAGAGGCACTCGAATTTCTTGATGAGATGATAGATCTGAAGATTCCTTTGACGAAGGAGGTGTGTTCCTCGGCGATATGCGCTTACACTAAGCAG GGTCAACTTGACAAGGCAGAATCTATGTTTTCgatgatgaaaatggaaggttttcAGGCTGATGTCGTTGCGTATACAACAATGCTTAATGCATATAGCGTTGGAG AGAACTGGGAGAAAGCTTTTGCGGTATTTCAAGAAATGGAATTGAATGGCGTTCTCCCTGATTCTATTGCTTGTTCAGCTCTCATGAGGTCTTTTAATAGAGGATGCCAACCTGACAACGTTTTGCTTGTAGCGGATTTTATGAAGGAGAGAAATATCCCTTTCACTGAGGCTGTTTTATTTGAATTGGTCTCAGCCAGCAGCAT ATTACGAAATTGGAGGATGATTACAGAAATTATTACAACAATGGAGGCTTCGCTCCCTTTTGTGTCTGTTGGAACTCTAAACCAGCTTCTGCATAGTATTGGCAAATCCGGAAAGACTGGAACCATGATAAAA TTTTTCTATAAAGTAGTCACGTCAGGTGCAGAAGTTAACTTAACGACCTATTCGGTTCTGCTGAAAAATCTTTTGGCTGCTGGAAATTGGAGGAAATATATTGAG GTGTTGGAGTGGATGGGTGATGGAGGACTTCAGCCATCAAGTAATATGTATGACGATATACTCTTCTTTGCTCAACGTAGTGGAGGAACCGGAAATGCTGCTGTTATAAAACAAAGAATTG AATCCTTAAGAAAGAAATCAGGACACGAAACAACAAACGAGCTGCTTGTGAGATAA